A region of Liolophura sinensis isolate JHLJ2023 chromosome 8, CUHK_Ljap_v2, whole genome shotgun sequence DNA encodes the following proteins:
- the LOC135473844 gene encoding uncharacterized protein LOC135473844, with amino-acid sequence MATRQGLVSGKVYRGRDTQVREHVITLVKYLETVIHDIKYVVGDLQILLEQIDLVSRQLDDCSNLPASSPARDDSHPARCACSAPTASPSAFINPLLSRAKRASANTKRSKRTAKTRKYMHEETSSPVSWSSCEGSMQRRKESNASEMDKISVELNAMWDNAFDSDLLTGSWTEGSVNHQPGYFDHSTKPCELSGLSGRLQNSNLASHGASWLDTTNLEQSLTSGIEMLSFTDDSEEDCLSSALSFFPSGDDVSGPVCIDVDPYHVSCKDVIPAGSGRTYCGVYEAALDACLETYSDMSTSDSFTSDVSLFGGEDLESVVSGIHYEPRYDTQLNTWTAFTMVPIESLHTSEDDLSETALDILNDNVPSSPVLDNVNKTINANTETVSSTEADTRHITSAVDGIGQSTNAYILSC; translated from the coding sequence ATGGCGACCCGACAGGGCCTCGTTTCGGGGAAGGTTTACAGAGGGCGTGACACTCAGGTCCGGGAGCACGTGATCACCCTGGTGAAATATCTCGAGACCGTTATACACGACATAAAGTACGTTGTCGGCGACTTGCAGATTCTCCTCGAACAGATCGATTTGGTATCTCGCCAGCTGGATGATTGCTCAAACCTACCCGCCAGTTCTCCGGCGAGAGACGACTCTCATCCAGCCAGGTGTGCCTGCTCAGCTCCCACAGCATCCCCGAGTGCCTTTATCAATCCGCTGCTGAGTAGGGCCAAGCGCGCCTCAGCCAATACCAAGAGGAGCAAGCGGACTGCCAAAACTAGAAAATATATGCACGAAGAGACGAGCAGTCCCGTGTCATGGAGCTCGTGCGAAGGGTCCATGCAGCGACGGAAAGAGAGCAACGCATCTGAAATGGACAAGATTTCGGTGGAGTTGAACGCTATGTGGGATAATGCCTTCGACAGTGACCTGTTGACCGGAAGCTGGACGGAAGGCTCAGTGAATCATCAACCTGGGTACTTTGATCACTCAACAAAGCCTTGTGAACTGTCAGGGCTGTCTGGGCGTCTTCAAAACAGTAACCTGGCAAGCCATGGCGCGTCGTGGCTCGACACCACCAACTTGGAACAATCACTAACTTCCGGTATAGAAATGCTATCATTTACGGACGACAGCGAGGAAGACTGCTTGTCGTCTGCTCTTTCATTTTTTCCATCAGGAGATGACGTTTCTGGACCGGTTTGTATAGATGTGGATCCTTACCACGTGTCGTGTAAAGACGTGATACCCGCTGGCTCAGGCAGAACGTACTGTGGCGTCTACGAAGCCGCCTTAGACGCCTGTCTAGAAACGTACTCTGATATGAGTACTAGTGACAGCTTTACCAGCGACGTGTCACTGTTCGGAGGAGAAGATTTGGAGAGTGTCGTGTCAGGGATTCATTACGAGCCACGTTACGACACACAGCTCAACACCTGGACGGCTTTCACAATGGTTCCTATCGAATCTCTGCACACGTCCGAAGACGATCTATCGGAAACCGCTTTAGACATCCTGAATGATAACGTTCCCTCATCTCCGGTCTTGGACAACGTCAATAAAACTATAAATGCCAATACTGAAACTGTGTCGTCTACGGAGGCCGATACACGCCATATTACCTCAGCGGTGGACGGCATAGGACAGAGTACAAACGCTTATATATTAAGTTGCTAG